In one Thermanaerovibrio velox DSM 12556 genomic region, the following are encoded:
- the trkA gene encoding Trk system potassium transporter TrkA — MRIVIVGAGEVGFNVARSLSQDGHDVVVVEENQERFSKVSEELDVMTVEGNGSRPMILERAGVAPGGSTDMLIACTNRDEVNILACWIAKQAGVPKVIARAVGLEFTDSPEWGEKLGIDMMVSPERSVAYEVDNLLRARWATHSMDVASGAASIYAVPIREDCPSLDLSLAEIRERHRDLIMLVVYIKRGDRGFIPNGRDRLKRGDLCYCLCYKGQTPMMAGVLWPPMAGGIKRAFVVGGGKVGFQVSRRLASNGVSVKLIDHEREKCKRLSRELERVDVIWGDGSDEGLLLQEGIDSSCAFISTTGSDENNIILSVLGKNLGAAKSIGVVKKRSYLKMAGILPIDSLVNRNMALSDLIITSVRYPQGNERVSLLEDIGAELVETVIPTDSPSAGKTLMELDIPQGAVIGMITRGDSSFIPNGLTRLMPHDQVVVFSEEDKTRDVLASLGVRED; from the coding sequence TTGAGGATAGTCATCGTCGGAGCCGGGGAAGTGGGTTTCAACGTGGCCCGGAGTCTCTCCCAAGACGGTCACGATGTAGTGGTGGTGGAGGAGAACCAAGAGAGGTTCTCCAAGGTCTCGGAGGAGCTGGACGTGATGACCGTGGAGGGCAACGGCTCCCGGCCGATGATCCTGGAGAGGGCCGGGGTGGCTCCCGGGGGCAGCACGGACATGCTCATAGCCTGCACGAACCGGGATGAAGTGAACATCCTGGCCTGCTGGATAGCCAAACAGGCGGGGGTGCCTAAGGTCATCGCCCGAGCGGTGGGGCTGGAGTTCACCGACTCGCCGGAATGGGGGGAAAAGCTGGGGATAGACATGATGGTTTCCCCTGAACGCTCCGTGGCCTACGAGGTCGATAACCTCCTGAGGGCCCGGTGGGCAACCCACTCGATGGACGTGGCCTCCGGGGCGGCCTCCATCTACGCGGTTCCGATCAGGGAGGACTGCCCCTCCTTGGATTTGAGCCTGGCGGAGATACGAGAACGCCACCGGGACCTAATAATGCTGGTGGTGTACATAAAGCGGGGGGACAGGGGCTTCATCCCCAACGGCAGAGACCGGTTGAAGCGGGGGGACCTCTGCTATTGCCTTTGTTACAAAGGGCAAACCCCCATGATGGCGGGGGTCCTGTGGCCCCCCATGGCGGGGGGGATAAAAAGGGCCTTTGTGGTTGGTGGGGGCAAGGTGGGCTTCCAGGTGTCAAGGAGGCTGGCCTCCAACGGGGTGAGCGTGAAGCTCATAGACCATGAACGGGAGAAGTGCAAGCGTCTCTCCAGGGAGCTCGAGCGGGTGGATGTGATATGGGGGGACGGTTCCGACGAAGGGCTGTTGCTCCAAGAGGGCATCGACAGCTCCTGCGCTTTCATCAGCACCACCGGCTCGGACGAGAACAACATAATCCTGAGCGTGCTCGGCAAGAACCTCGGCGCCGCCAAGAGCATAGGGGTGGTGAAGAAGCGGAGCTACCTGAAGATGGCGGGGATCCTTCCCATAGATTCGTTGGTAAACAGGAACATGGCGCTGTCGGATCTCATAATAACCAGCGTCCGGTACCCACAGGGTAATGAGCGGGTCTCCCTCCTTGAGGACATCGGGGCGGAACTGGTGGAGACCGTGATCCCCACCGACAGCCCCTCGGCGGGCAAGACCCTCATGGAGCTTGATATTCCCCAAGGGGCGGTCATCGGCATGATAACCCGTGGGGACAGCAGCTTCATACCCAATGGGCTCACCAGGCTGATGCCCCACGACCAGGTGGTGGTCTTCTCTGAAGAGGACAAGACCCGGGACGTATTGGCATCGTTGGGGGTGCGCGAGGATTGA
- a CDS encoding PP2C family protein-serine/threonine phosphatase — MEGENLSAVFNYHPDLFFVLDRTGRVLEAGLPAAFLLGLPLEVLKGADFASFLPQDQREAFRSFISRERMLRIGRYSLLASSGKPMEMEFHFARGRWEGGDALFVTAIDLSERLRAEAQAEVYLEELEVMTAKLREARRALEEEFAKAASIHRKLLPKIPPMDGLEGAAYFEPASKIGGDFYEVISMGEQTLAYLVDVSGHGLDGALISLFVREWVSDWVRLTKGPLEPELLVRSVAQRFAGEEMLYDYFICLQAAVIHTGNGLCKVVNAGNHVRPLLFVPGKGAKFLDAVGTPVAGLGEMETLQSVRVSFPKGARLLLCTDGMADQEAGAARFGHRRVKEAFEGACHLDPKGILDRIAQEFKAFLGGSPARDDVTMLCFGR; from the coding sequence TTGGAAGGGGAAAACCTATCTGCGGTGTTCAACTATCATCCGGACCTCTTTTTCGTGTTGGACCGTACCGGTCGGGTGCTGGAGGCGGGTTTGCCCGCCGCGTTCCTTTTAGGGCTCCCCTTGGAGGTGTTGAAGGGCGCGGACTTCGCCAGCTTCCTGCCCCAGGATCAGCGGGAAGCCTTTAGGTCCTTCATATCCAGGGAAAGGATGCTGCGCATCGGCCGCTACTCGCTTTTAGCCTCATCCGGCAAGCCCATGGAGATGGAGTTCCACTTCGCCAGGGGCCGCTGGGAGGGGGGGGACGCCCTTTTCGTCACCGCCATAGATCTGTCCGAGCGGCTGAGGGCGGAGGCCCAGGCGGAGGTGTACCTTGAGGAGCTGGAGGTGATGACCGCAAAGCTAAGGGAGGCCCGGCGGGCCTTGGAGGAGGAGTTCGCCAAGGCGGCCAGCATACACAGGAAGCTGCTGCCCAAGATACCCCCCATGGATGGGCTTGAGGGGGCCGCCTACTTCGAACCCGCCTCTAAGATAGGGGGGGACTTCTACGAGGTGATCTCCATGGGGGAACAGACCCTGGCTTACCTGGTGGACGTGAGCGGACATGGACTGGACGGGGCCCTCATCTCCCTTTTCGTGAGGGAATGGGTGTCCGACTGGGTCCGGCTGACGAAGGGTCCCCTTGAGCCGGAGCTCTTGGTGCGCTCCGTGGCCCAGCGGTTCGCCGGGGAGGAGATGCTGTACGACTACTTCATATGTCTTCAGGCGGCGGTGATCCACACGGGGAACGGGCTGTGCAAGGTGGTTAACGCGGGCAACCACGTCCGTCCCCTGCTGTTCGTCCCCGGCAAGGGGGCCAAGTTCCTGGACGCGGTGGGGACCCCCGTGGCGGGCCTCGGGGAAATGGAGACCCTGCAGTCCGTGAGGGTGTCGTTCCCCAAGGGGGCGAGGCTCCTCCTGTGTACCGACGGGATGGCGGATCAGGAGGCCGGGGCCGCAAGGTTTGGCCATCGCAGGGTGAAGGAGGCCTTTGAGGGGGCCTGTCACCTGGACCCCAAGGGCATACTGGACAGGATAGCCCAGGAGTTCAAGGCCTTCCTGGGCGGTTCCCCCGCGAGGGATGACGTTACAATGCTGTGTTTTGGGAGGTAG
- a CDS encoding TrkH family potassium uptake protein, protein MRPLIAVKFVSLLVFVVTACMIWPLGWAILSHGTDVMPLCGSIATGGLLSTALWSLSRRADASKMTTREAFLAVTMSWAAASAVGAMPFYLSGATATYTDAFFEAMSGFTTTGSSVLTDVESLPRGILFWRSLTHWLGGMGIIVLTLAVLPALGIGGVQLFKAEVPGPVPEKLTPRVGRTAAILWGVYLAMSAAQTLLLLLGGMSLFDSLIHTFGTMATGGFSSYNQSVGHFQSPFIQWVIITFMFLAGANFSLHYTALKGRDLRVFLKDNEFMFYLAVTTASTLAVMGFTHGHFSRFEESLRASAFQVISILTTTGFATVDYEKWHPGAQGILFFLMFIGGCAGSTGGAIKNVRILVLLKHIAHEAYLLIHPRAIRTIRLNGRAIPPGVISSIGAFFSLYMMAYGITAALACAFGTDLTTALSGAAATLGNIGPGFGMVGPAENYAGLSGGAKWTFAIAMMAGRLELFTLAVLFSRACWTK, encoded by the coding sequence TTGAGGCCCCTCATAGCGGTGAAGTTCGTCTCCCTCCTGGTGTTCGTGGTGACCGCCTGCATGATATGGCCCTTAGGCTGGGCGATCCTGTCCCACGGCACCGACGTGATGCCCCTGTGCGGCTCCATCGCCACCGGGGGCCTTCTCTCCACGGCCCTCTGGTCCCTTTCCCGCCGGGCGGATGCGTCCAAGATGACCACCCGGGAGGCCTTTCTTGCGGTCACCATGTCCTGGGCAGCCGCCTCTGCCGTAGGGGCCATGCCCTTCTACCTCTCCGGAGCCACGGCCACTTACACGGACGCATTCTTTGAGGCCATGTCAGGCTTCACCACCACGGGCTCATCGGTGCTCACGGACGTGGAATCCCTCCCCAGGGGGATACTCTTCTGGAGGAGCCTTACCCACTGGCTCGGGGGCATGGGGATAATCGTCTTGACATTGGCGGTTCTGCCCGCTCTAGGCATAGGGGGTGTTCAGCTATTCAAAGCGGAGGTCCCAGGACCGGTGCCGGAGAAGCTCACCCCTCGAGTGGGGAGGACCGCCGCCATCCTTTGGGGGGTATACCTAGCCATGTCCGCCGCCCAGACCCTGTTGCTCCTCCTGGGGGGGATGAGCCTGTTCGACTCTCTCATACACACCTTCGGGACCATGGCCACCGGAGGTTTTTCCTCTTACAACCAGAGCGTAGGGCACTTCCAAAGCCCGTTCATCCAGTGGGTTATAATAACCTTCATGTTCCTGGCGGGGGCCAACTTCTCCCTTCACTACACGGCCCTGAAGGGCAGGGACCTGCGGGTCTTCCTAAAGGACAACGAGTTCATGTTCTACCTGGCGGTTACCACCGCATCCACCCTGGCGGTGATGGGCTTTACCCATGGGCATTTCAGCCGCTTCGAGGAGAGCCTCCGGGCCTCTGCCTTTCAGGTGATAAGCATACTAACCACCACCGGGTTCGCCACCGTGGACTATGAAAAATGGCACCCCGGGGCGCAGGGGATACTGTTCTTCCTCATGTTCATAGGGGGATGCGCTGGCTCAACCGGTGGAGCCATAAAGAACGTGAGGATCCTTGTCCTGCTTAAGCACATCGCCCACGAGGCATACCTCCTCATACACCCGAGGGCCATAAGGACCATACGGCTGAACGGCAGAGCCATCCCCCCGGGGGTCATAAGCTCCATAGGGGCCTTTTTCTCCCTCTACATGATGGCCTACGGTATAACCGCCGCCTTGGCCTGTGCCTTCGGGACCGACCTGACCACCGCCCTCTCCGGAGCCGCCGCAACCCTTGGTAACATCGGCCCCGGCTTCGGCATGGTGGGCCCCGCGGAGAACTACGCGGGACTCTCCGGTGGAGCTAAGTGGACCTTCGCCATCGCCATGATGGCAGGACGGCTGGAGCTCTTCACCCTGGCGGTCCTCTTCAGCCGGGCCTGTTGGACCAAATAG
- a CDS encoding bifunctional diguanylate cyclase/phosphohydrolase, producing the protein MGLVNKLEARITQLEAQLEEALKEKMEAVRALQLAMEFNRHMRSQDGSCDEDVVEDAASQIRSVLPFIAFAFYIVGHDFPSFNLAGCYPSSKLPLVEREKDVLIEDGSFAWALEVNRRTVRTSSDESFQVMLHPIATSSRVMGMFVGIMPYEDVPDVKLVFLSVILNSLAGSLQNRQLFRVLKELNGELVGRCFSLEASRRDAVIAQKALAGEAEEARRNAKNMEERIIELFDSMEELVVVVDRDLRCLYANPAFLSRRGLTLEHVKGLTPEEILGEGEYARSWRDFLSSALAEGAAKRRDMEVRLEGRRSVFDASVHPMRGVDGFVAALGVICRDVTEKRAAEEVMKQMSYHDPLTGLYNRRFFEEEMRRLDTERQLPICVLMGDVDGLKLTNDVFGHHEGDRLLVDVAERLKNSLRKEDVLARWGGDEFVVLLPKTDPETAAQIARRLSLMEMNRRPVPYKITFGVGVKRSAGEDMGLVLKRSEDDMYALKLKERDFVRENIVKSLMVDLGSRSCESPEHRRRVANLCIGIGRCMGLDDEEMEKLMLLGEYHDVGMVEADPDMLTRPGELDEYEWSLVRKHPETGYRIANASSEDLVGIARLILHHHENYDGTGYPHGLKGEGIPLLCRIFRVADSYEVITSGRPYRPPFSAEAALEEIASKAGTWYDPLVVRALTGLVG; encoded by the coding sequence ATGGGGTTGGTGAATAAGCTTGAGGCCCGGATAACCCAGCTGGAGGCCCAGCTTGAGGAGGCCTTGAAGGAGAAGATGGAGGCCGTAAGGGCCTTGCAGCTGGCCATGGAGTTCAACCGCCACATGCGCTCCCAGGACGGCTCCTGCGACGAGGACGTGGTAGAGGACGCCGCCTCCCAGATCCGATCGGTGCTGCCCTTTATCGCCTTCGCCTTTTACATCGTGGGGCACGACTTTCCGAGCTTCAACCTGGCGGGCTGCTACCCCTCTTCAAAGCTTCCCCTGGTGGAACGGGAGAAGGACGTGCTCATCGAGGACGGTTCCTTCGCCTGGGCCTTGGAGGTCAACAGGCGCACCGTGAGAACCTCGTCGGACGAGTCCTTCCAGGTGATGCTGCATCCCATCGCCACCAGCAGCCGGGTGATGGGAATGTTCGTGGGCATCATGCCCTATGAGGACGTGCCGGACGTGAAGCTGGTCTTCCTGTCGGTGATCCTCAACTCCCTGGCGGGGTCCCTGCAGAACCGGCAGCTTTTTAGGGTCCTCAAGGAGCTGAACGGCGAGCTGGTGGGCCGCTGTTTCTCCCTGGAGGCAAGCCGCAGGGACGCCGTGATTGCCCAAAAGGCCCTGGCAGGGGAGGCGGAGGAGGCCCGGCGGAACGCCAAGAACATGGAGGAGCGGATAATAGAGCTTTTTGACTCCATGGAGGAGCTGGTGGTGGTGGTGGATCGGGACTTGAGGTGTCTTTACGCCAACCCCGCCTTCTTGTCCCGCAGGGGTCTTACCCTTGAGCATGTGAAGGGCCTTACGCCGGAGGAGATACTGGGGGAAGGGGAGTATGCCCGGTCGTGGCGGGACTTCCTGTCATCGGCCCTTGCGGAGGGGGCCGCCAAAAGGCGGGACATGGAGGTTCGTCTTGAAGGCAGGAGGTCCGTCTTTGACGCCTCGGTGCACCCCATGAGGGGGGTGGACGGCTTCGTGGCGGCCCTTGGCGTCATATGCAGGGACGTCACCGAGAAGCGGGCGGCGGAGGAAGTAATGAAGCAGATGAGCTATCACGACCCCCTTACTGGGCTTTACAACCGCCGCTTCTTCGAGGAGGAGATGCGGCGCCTGGACACGGAGCGGCAGCTTCCCATATGCGTCCTCATGGGGGACGTGGACGGCCTTAAGCTCACCAACGACGTCTTCGGCCACCACGAGGGGGACCGGCTGCTGGTGGACGTGGCGGAACGCCTGAAGAACAGCCTCCGGAAGGAGGACGTGCTGGCCCGCTGGGGAGGCGACGAGTTCGTGGTGCTGCTGCCCAAGACCGATCCGGAGACCGCCGCCCAGATAGCCCGCCGGCTTTCGTTGATGGAGATGAACCGACGTCCGGTGCCCTACAAGATAACCTTTGGGGTGGGGGTGAAGAGGTCCGCCGGGGAGGACATGGGGCTGGTGCTGAAACGCTCGGAGGACGACATGTACGCCCTTAAGCTCAAGGAGCGGGACTTCGTGAGGGAGAACATAGTGAAGTCCCTCATGGTGGACCTTGGGAGTCGGTCCTGCGAGAGCCCGGAGCACCGCCGGAGGGTGGCGAACCTCTGCATAGGCATAGGCCGGTGCATGGGGCTGGACGACGAGGAGATGGAGAAGCTCATGTTGCTGGGGGAGTACCATGACGTGGGGATGGTGGAGGCGGACCCGGATATGCTCACCCGTCCGGGGGAGCTGGACGAATACGAATGGTCCTTGGTTCGCAAGCACCCGGAGACGGGCTATCGGATCGCCAACGCGTCCTCCGAGGACCTGGTGGGCATTGCCAGGTTGATACTGCACCACCACGAGAACTACGACGGCACCGGTTACCCCCACGGCCTCAAGGGGGAGGGGATCCCCCTGCTATGCAGGATATTTCGGGTGGCGGACTCCTATGAGGTCATAACCTCCGGCCGGCCCTACAGGCCTCCGTTCTCCGCGGAGGCCGCCCTGGAGGAGATAGCCTCCAAGGCGGGCACCTGGTACGATCCCCTTGTGGTCCGGGCCCTCACGGGGTTGGTGGGCTGA
- the ybaK gene encoding Cys-tRNA(Pro) deacylase, whose translation MKHKAKTNAVRIMESMGIDFRLEEYEVDPSDLSAQAVASKVGLPLRQVFKTLVLKGDKTGHLVAVIPGDKELDTKALAAESGNKRVELVNLKDLQPLTGYVRGGCSPVGMRKQFPTYVDQSAREFPFVSVSAGLRGLQVLIAPEDLIRACSGKWASIAR comes from the coding sequence TTGAAGCATAAGGCCAAGACCAATGCGGTGAGGATAATGGAGTCAATGGGCATAGATTTCAGGCTGGAGGAGTACGAAGTGGACCCGTCGGACCTGTCCGCCCAGGCGGTGGCGTCCAAGGTGGGGCTCCCGCTTAGACAGGTCTTCAAGACCCTGGTGCTCAAGGGGGACAAGACCGGGCATCTGGTGGCGGTGATCCCGGGGGACAAGGAGCTGGACACCAAGGCCCTGGCGGCGGAATCGGGGAACAAACGGGTGGAGCTGGTGAACCTCAAGGACCTTCAGCCCCTCACGGGATACGTCCGAGGGGGATGTTCCCCGGTGGGGATGAGGAAGCAGTTTCCCACGTACGTGGACCAAAGCGCCCGGGAGTTCCCCTTCGTATCGGTCAGCGCCGGCTTGAGGGGGCTTCAGGTCCTCATAGCTCCCGAGGACCTGATAAGGGCCTGTTCCGGGAAGTGGGCTTCCATAGCTAGATGA